A stretch of Cherax quadricarinatus isolate ZL_2023a chromosome 24, ASM3850222v1, whole genome shotgun sequence DNA encodes these proteins:
- the LOC128690840 gene encoding uncharacterized protein, with product MRVVLLCVTVTLAAAQSQEDLQLISSHSHSELEAIMNNSTWVKAMVDCVVEAGDCSDPFAKAIRSSVNSSVNSLKICSICKARDRINLHFIMTQLILNNMDEYRRISRHYNLTT from the exons ATGCGTGTAGTGCTCTTGTGCGTGACGGTGACGCTGGCGGCCGCCCAGTCTCAGGAAGACCTCCAGCTGATCTCGAGTCACAGCCACAGCGAGTTAGAAGCTATTATGAACAACTCTACCTGGGTCAAGGCCATGGTAGACTGCGTTGTTGAGGCCGGAGACTGCAGTGACCCCTTTGCAAAGGCTATACGCA GCAGTGTGAATTCCTCAGTCAACTCGTTGAAGATCTGCTCCATCTGTAAGGCGAGAGACAGGATCAACTTACACTTTATCATGACTCAGCTGATACTCAACAATATGGATGAGTACAGGAGGATCTCACGTCACTACAACCTTACCACTTAA